A single window of Solanum dulcamara chromosome 5, daSolDulc1.2, whole genome shotgun sequence DNA harbors:
- the LOC129888847 gene encoding probable CDP-diacylglycerol--inositol 3-phosphatidyltransferase 2 has protein sequence MAGKSRPKPLNVYLYIPNIIGYLRILMNCVAFAVCFVDKKLFSLLYFVSFVCDALDGWFARKFNQASTFGAVLDMVTDRVSTACLLVILSQVYRPGLVFLSLLALDISSHWLQMYSTFLVGKTSHKDVKDSSSWLFRLYYGNRMFMGYCCVSCEVLYITLFLLARKDTESLIDVLVNTATTSWIYLVLLALLLFGWAIKQFVNVIQMKTAADACVLYDMNKKQ, from the exons ATGGCCGGAAAATCCAGACCTAAGCCATTGAATGTTTACCTTTATATTCCGAATATCATCG GGTACCtgagaattttgatgaattgtgttgcaTTTGCTGTGTGCTTTGTGGACAAAAAGCTATTTTCGCTTCTGTATTTTGTTAG tttcGTCTGTGATGCCTTGGATGGTTGGTTTGCTCgtaaattcaatcaag CTTCAACATTTGGGGCTGTTTTGGACATGGTGACAGATAG GGTTAGCACTGCCTGTCTGCTGGTTATTCTTTCACAGGTTTATAG GCCTGGTTTAGTTTTCTTGTCATTGCTTGCGCTTGATATTTCCAGCCATTGGTTGCAAATGTATAG TACCTTCTTAGTAGGAAAGACAAGTCACAAAGATGTCAAAGACAGCAGCAGCTGGCTATTCAGGCTTTATTATGGAAATAGGATGTTCATGGGCTACTGCTGTGTGTCATGTGAG GTTCTTTATATTACATTGTTCCTTCTTGCAAGGAAAGATACTGAAAGTCTTATTGAT GTTCTTGTAAATACTGCAACAACAAGTTGGATTTATCTCGTCTTACTTGCTCTTCTTCTGTTCGGATGGGCAATCAAACAATTTGTTAATGTTATACAG ATGAAAACCGCGGCTGATGCTTGTGTGCTGTATGACATGAACAAAAAACAGTAG
- the LOC129888849 gene encoding uncharacterized protein LOC129888849, with translation MAIGMKQMSMIIATLGVLSFIFGVIAENKKPAAGTAISGKGVVICKYKSDPTVALGYLSFAFLAASSVAGFLSLFYPYQGKSIPQGALLRNTSFVVFLNIALGTTGLAAALLLWPTISEQLHITRNIHHNLQTDCPTAKTGLLGGGAFLSLDSALFWLVALMLADNAREDYFQETDAKGEVKASYADDEIIKSSA, from the exons ATGGCTATTGGTATGAAGCAGATGTCTATGATAATAGCAACTCTCGGTGTTTTATCCTTTATATTTGGAGTTATTGCCGAAAACAAGAAG CCTGCAGCTGGGACTGCAATATCTGGAAAAGGTGTTGTCATTTGTAAATACAAGTCTGATCCTACTGTTGCCTTGGGCTATTTGTCTTTTGCTTTTCTTGCTGCATCTTCCGTGGCTGGTTTCCTGTCTTTATTTTATCCGTATCAAGGGAAGTCAATTCCACAAGGTGCTTTGCTGAGAAACACTAGTTTCGTCGTGTTCCTAAATATTGCGTT GGGCACAACTGGTTTAGCAGCAGCATTGTTGTTGTGGCCTACAATCTCCGAGCAACTTCATATCACACGCAACATTCATCACAACTTGCAGACCGATTGCCCAACTGCCAAGACCGGTCTTCTAGGTGGAGGTGCCTTCTTGTCTCTTGATTCCGCGCTCTTCTGGCTGGTAGCTTTGATGTTAGCTGATAACGCTCGCGAGGATTATTTCCAAGAAACGGATGCCAAGGGCGAGGTGAAAGCAAGTTATGCAGATGATGAAATTATCAAGAGCAGTGCTTAA
- the LOC129888846 gene encoding chloroplast protein FOR GROWTH AND FERTILITY 2-like, producing MEKLIYSTNSFPSKLYSSHPLLPSRIRHVDFKLPSLLRIQSRRVNSLSIKCFHDSSSSSSLSTETENGYEKNPFAFPGFGYGSGSKTHFLKEIGERISQQNKVLSASTIVLLSAVFVVLIHPVIVSPAFASFQTAAKAGGPAAAALGSRFVRNELLSSAWTGFFAGCLHTLSGPDHLAALAPLSIGRTRMESAAVGALWGCGHDAGQLIFGLLFLLLKDRLHIEVIRTWGTRVVGFTLLVIGAMGIKEASEVHSQFVALENGDSEVSVYESINTPVIGKKKKVGFTTFATGIVHGLQPDALLIILPALALPSRLAGAAFLGMFLVGTVMAMGSYTVFIGSCSQALKDRVPRITEKLTWASSLIAIGLGLAIIISQFFGFSLY from the exons ATGGAGAAACTCATCTATTCAACAAACTCATTTCCCTCTAAACTATATTCCTCTCATCCTCTCCTTCCAAGTAGAATTCGCCATGTAGATTTTAAGCTTCCTTCACTGTTGCGTATTCAGTCGCGTCGAGTCAACTCGTTATCCATCAAGTGCTTCCatgattcttcttcttcatcatcattatcaacCGAAACCGAAAATGGGTATGAGAAAAACCCATTTGCATTTCCGGGTTTTGGATATGGATCCGGGTCGAAAACTCATTTTCTCAAGGAGATTGGTGAAAGGATATCTCAGCAAAACAAG GTCCTTTCTGCAAGTACCATAGTTCTTCTGTCGGCTGTGTTTGTTGTGCTCATCCATCCGGTCATTGTTTCACCAGCTTTTGCTAGTTTCCAAACGGCAGCTAAGGCTGGAGGGCCGGCTGCAGCAGCACTGGGGAGTCGATTTGTTCGCAATGAACTACTAAGCAGTGCATGGACTGGTTTCTTTGCTGGTTGCCTACACACCCTATCAGGTCCTGACCATCTTGCTGCTTTGGCTCCTTTGTCAATAGGCCGCACAAGGATGGAGAGTGCGGCAGTGGGAGCCCTCTGGGGTTGTGGTCATGATGCTGGGCAGTTGATCTTTGGCCTGTTGTTTCTGCTCTTAAAGGACAGACTCCACATTGAAGTTATTCGTACATGGGGAACAAGAGTAGTAGGGTTCACCCTTCTTGTTATTGGAGCAATGGGAATTAAAGAAGCATCTGAAGTTCATTCCCAGTTTGTTGCCCTGGAAAATGGTGATAGTGAGGTTAGTGTATATGAAAGCATTAATACTCCAGTTAtcgggaagaagaagaaagtggGGTTCACAACCTTTGCAACCGGCATTGTCCACGGGCTTCAACCTGATGCGCTGCTGATAATCCTGCCAGCGCTTGCTTTGCCTTCTCGGTTAGCTGGTGCTGCCTTCTTGGGTATGTTCTTGGTTGGAACTGTTATGGCTATGGGTAGCTATACTGTGTTTATAGGCTCATGTAGTCAGGCATTGAAAGATAGAGTTCCTAGAATTACTGAAAAGCTCACTTGGGCCTCTTCCCTTATTGCAATTGGTTTAGGCCTTGCTATAATCATCAGCCAATTTTTTGGTTTTAGCCTATACTAA